One genomic segment of Cerasicoccus sp. TK19100 includes these proteins:
- a CDS encoding RES family NAD+ phosphorylase, producing MNTNLAALISGVNINDYVMPIEVTGNWVSYRYTGSPLTASKKEGRYNEDGVNAFYLADSQETAAHEVRHNFNEKDLYRVKPGTIYVFDAYKFATDNCLNHPLTGSPEDGSYKFCQDIAYCLTMDHGLSGVRYPSRQMALKSKSGQCIVLLPQEHQLVNGELRIFQ from the coding sequence GTGAATACGAACTTGGCGGCATTGATTTCTGGTGTGAACATTAATGATTATGTAATGCCGATTGAGGTCACTGGGAATTGGGTTTCTTATCGATACACCGGCTCGCCGCTTACGGCTTCTAAGAAGGAAGGCCGTTACAATGAGGATGGTGTAAACGCGTTCTATCTTGCTGATTCGCAGGAAACAGCGGCACACGAAGTCCGGCATAACTTCAATGAAAAGGATTTATATCGGGTTAAGCCTGGAACTATTTATGTGTTTGATGCCTATAAGTTCGCGACCGACAATTGCCTAAATCATCCCCTTACTGGATCGCCGGAAGATGGGAGCTATAAGTTCTGTCAAGACATTGCGTATTGCTTAACAATGGATCACGGATTGTCTGGTGTCCGGTATCCTAGTCGTCAGATGGCACTCAAAAGTAAATCAGGGCAGTGTATTGTTTTACTACCACAGGAGCACCAACTCGTGAATGGCGAGCTTCGAATATTCCAGTAG
- a CDS encoding GNAT family N-acetyltransferase has translation MVSPVYQPVRLNVEIIAKWHDEQDLRVEALWQERVVGSVDCGLCPEGLRISDLKVTDALPIPRLRGWIKPSYRSFRQRGIGSSLLDRVVMEARNAGVSCIYGFIVNGDLTANPRLPEWYQKRGFEVIPPNPDNPHDDRWFPLDIKIVRYLTPSDG, from the coding sequence GTGGTTTCGCCGGTTTATCAGCCTGTTAGGCTAAATGTTGAGATTATCGCAAAGTGGCATGATGAACAGGATCTCCGAGTAGAGGCGCTTTGGCAGGAGAGGGTAGTGGGGTCAGTGGATTGTGGGCTTTGCCCGGAGGGTTTGAGAATTAGCGACTTGAAGGTAACGGATGCGCTTCCAATCCCGCGATTAAGAGGATGGATCAAGCCTTCTTACCGAAGTTTCCGTCAAAGAGGCATTGGTTCCTCTCTCCTGGATAGGGTTGTCATGGAAGCCAGAAATGCAGGGGTATCCTGCATCTATGGATTCATCGTGAATGGTGATCTTACAGCCAATCCCAGGCTGCCTGAGTGGTATCAAAAGCGCGGATTTGAAGTTATCCCTCCCAATCCCGATAACCCCCATGATGATCGCTGGTTCCCGCTCGATATTAAGATTGTCCGTTATTTGACACCCAGTGATGGGTAG
- a CDS encoding ParB/RepB/Spo0J family partition protein codes for MSKTTTTQSTKATDGIIEVPFNKLIQDSDNARKTRSNEGIDALADNILAEGLLQNLVVRKAKGGKFAVTGGERRRMALAILVKRKKIKSTHSVTCKLITDQHTSASLSENIHRLAMHPADQFEAWTKMHDDGLSVSEIATRHGATPKLVEQRLKLGRLSPVLLDAFREGKFDLQAACAFTITDDHQRQEAVFESLKGHWHGLHSDHIRSAITEDEIPSSSKLTKIVGREAYEAAGGEIRTDLFEDVLYYKDADLLTTLASSKMEAEANRLKEDGWKWIEYAFDADYTAGQRMRQLHPVKVGLSDEDQVKLDQLNARYEEIVDAANGGDDDLYQECEDIDEQRDELEAKAHAFTDEQKGGAGGFLSLDPMGKFTVRLGYVRPEDDPMLTEVKKKAKEEKADQPAELSRALCEDLSAIRLEVLKLELLKNPTIARDLLAYHTLNTILRIYAPTPFNLKANRAEGIGCTSKKGDMGLLDARELLESRVAKLPLACFEMEDEVEAFEAYRALTEDEKITLQAYAATIMLQPQLNNSPCYDRTLEHVAGVISADVANYWTPNADFFVRTSKAYMEEVAGKVIDKDFVQRHTKDKKADMASALGDAFDPNSQTPYINADAQKRMAEWSPDCMTVV; via the coding sequence ATGAGTAAGACAACGACAACGCAGTCCACCAAGGCTACAGACGGCATTATCGAGGTGCCATTCAACAAGCTTATCCAAGACTCCGACAATGCACGTAAGACCCGTTCTAACGAAGGAATTGATGCGCTGGCCGACAACATTCTGGCTGAAGGCCTGTTGCAAAATCTGGTTGTGCGGAAGGCCAAAGGCGGCAAGTTCGCCGTCACTGGCGGGGAACGCCGGAGAATGGCGCTCGCCATTTTGGTGAAGCGCAAGAAGATCAAGTCTACCCACTCCGTGACGTGTAAATTGATTACCGACCAGCACACCAGCGCCAGCCTGTCAGAAAACATTCACCGTCTGGCCATGCACCCCGCAGACCAGTTTGAGGCATGGACCAAAATGCACGATGACGGTTTAAGTGTGTCGGAGATTGCGACCCGCCACGGAGCCACCCCGAAACTGGTAGAGCAGCGGTTGAAGCTCGGACGGCTTTCCCCCGTCCTGCTCGATGCGTTCAGGGAGGGCAAGTTTGACCTTCAAGCAGCGTGTGCCTTCACCATCACCGACGACCACCAAAGGCAAGAGGCCGTGTTTGAGTCTCTGAAAGGCCATTGGCATGGTCTGCACAGTGACCATATCCGCTCCGCGATCACCGAGGATGAAATTCCCAGTTCCAGCAAGCTCACAAAGATTGTGGGCCGTGAGGCCTACGAGGCAGCGGGAGGGGAGATTCGCACCGATCTCTTTGAGGATGTCCTTTACTACAAAGACGCCGACCTGTTGACCACCCTTGCCAGCAGCAAAATGGAGGCCGAGGCCAACCGTCTGAAAGAGGACGGCTGGAAGTGGATAGAATACGCCTTTGATGCTGACTACACCGCAGGACAACGGATGCGCCAGTTGCACCCTGTTAAGGTGGGTTTGTCTGACGAAGATCAGGTCAAGCTCGACCAGCTCAACGCACGCTATGAGGAAATCGTAGATGCAGCCAATGGCGGGGATGATGATCTCTATCAGGAGTGTGAGGACATCGACGAGCAGCGGGACGAGCTGGAAGCCAAGGCCCACGCCTTCACCGACGAGCAGAAAGGAGGTGCAGGTGGATTTCTAAGCCTCGATCCTATGGGGAAATTCACTGTGAGGCTCGGCTACGTCCGGCCAGAAGATGACCCCATGCTTACGGAGGTCAAGAAGAAGGCCAAAGAGGAAAAGGCCGACCAGCCCGCCGAGCTAAGCCGCGCCTTGTGCGAGGATTTATCCGCTATTAGGCTGGAAGTGTTGAAGCTCGAATTGCTCAAGAATCCCACCATCGCCAGAGATTTACTGGCCTATCACACGCTGAATACCATTCTGCGCATCTACGCTCCTACTCCCTTTAACCTGAAGGCCAATCGGGCAGAAGGAATAGGTTGCACCTCCAAGAAGGGAGACATGGGCCTATTGGATGCGCGGGAATTGCTGGAATCAAGGGTGGCCAAGCTACCGCTGGCTTGTTTCGAGATGGAAGATGAAGTCGAGGCCTTCGAGGCCTACCGCGCATTAACCGAGGACGAGAAAATCACCCTCCAAGCCTATGCCGCAACGATCATGCTCCAGCCTCAATTGAACAATTCGCCATGTTATGACCGCACGCTAGAGCATGTGGCAGGAGTAATTTCCGCAGACGTGGCTAATTACTGGACGCCGAACGCGGATTTCTTTGTCCGAACCTCCAAAGCTTACATGGAAGAAGTGGCGGGTAAGGTGATTGACAAGGATTTCGTTCAGCGCCACACCAAGGACAAGAAGGCGGACATGGCCAGCGCCTTGGGGGATGCCTTCGACCCCAACAGCCAGACTCCCTACATCAATGCCGATGCACAAAAGCGGATGGCGGAATGGAGTCCTGATTGCATGACCGTCGTGTAA